GGTGGGCGTCTAAGCCTGTGAAACTCTCCCGACGACGGCGCTGGTTCCCCAAAACACTCACTGCCTTGTGCATCTGCGGTTTTAAGTAGCCCCAAATCTAATGTGCCAGTTTTTTAAAAGAGAGGTTACTAAACTCATCAAATAATGGCTATAATTCATTGCTATATAATTGAATAATGCTATCTTAATATTACGCACACTAAGTTTTATGAAAAATGGTCTATAAACCCAACAAGTCTCAAGATTTGGAGTCATGGCAGCAAGTCCGTGCACCATACGGTTTAGGTTACCGGATTAAAATTCTCTCACAACTGTTAAGTCGGAAGTTGACTGAGCGGTTGGAGCCGTTTGGACTAACTCCCTTCCACTGGGTAGTGCTTTGCTGTTTATGGGAGGAAGACGGTTTACCAACTTCTAGTATTGGAGACAAACTGCAACAGGTGGGAGGTACGTTAACTGGCGTATTAGACAGAATGGAAGAAAGAGGTTTGATTCGCCGAGAACGTGACTGTCGCGATCGCCGAATCTGGCGTATTTGGCTAACAGATGCAGGCAGAGAACTCGAAACAGTCTTACCAGCTATTGCGGTAGAAATTCGCGAGCAAGCTATGTACGGTATTTCTTACGCTGAGCGAGAACAGTTTTCCCAACTTATGAATCAGGCAATCGAGAATTTATCCTAGAATCAATCATCCATTTGGGTGAGGTGCTTTCTTGGTTGTTTTCTCTATAATATTACGTATTCTAAATAAACATCTATTAAATAAATCTGCCTAAATATTTAGTGCTCTAAATATTACACTGGGTAAAAACGATACTGGAGCTTAACTATCATGGAACGCACAAACAACATCAACTCCAACGGACGTAACAAACACAAAACTGCAGTTCTGGAGAAAGAACTCGTTAAAGACACAGAAACTTTGGAAGCTTTAACATCAGAAAATTTTACAAATAAAACTTTACCAGCACAAACAACTCCAGAAGCTGATGTGCATACTCAGGCTGAGACTGAGAACAAGCAAGTCAAACCCCAACCGCCGGAAACACCAAAGAAGAAAAAACCGATAGGTTTGATTTTGACAGCATTGGGTGTGGGTGCTGTAGTTGGTGGAGGTTTTGGTTATCACTGGTGGCAGTATGCTTCCACTCACCAAGAGACAGACAACGCTCAAGTTGCCGGACACTTACACCAAGTCAGTACTCGCATTCCCGGAACCATAAGTCAAGTCTTGGTGAATGATAACCAGGAGGTACAACCAGGACAATTGCTGGTAAAACTTGATCCACGGGATTATCAAAGCAAAGTGCAACAAGCTGATGCGGCGCTACAAAATGCTCGTCGTCAGGCGCAAGCAGCACAAGCAAATATTAACTTAGCCTCAAAAACAACGAATGCAAAGACAGTTCAAGCACAGGGAGATGTTAGCGGTGCTGTTGCAGCGATTTCCACAGCGCAAGCCGCCGTACAGGAAGCACAAGCTGGGATTCCCGCAGCACAAGCTGAGGTAAAACAGGCAGAAGCAGGAATTCCCGCAGCACAAGCCGAAGTTGCCCAAGCAAACGCCAATTTGCAAAAAGCGCAAGCTGATTACAACCGTTACAACACCTTGTCTCAACAAGGAGCAATTCCCCGTCAGCAATTAGATACTGCTAAGTCAGCGTATGATGTGGCTGTTGCCCAAAAGGATGCTGCGATTCAAGGAGTTAACCAAGCGCAAGCACGATTAGCCTCCGCCAGAGTTGGCGTCGCAAAAGCACAATCGCAACTAGCGCAAGCACAAGAAGGAGTAGTGAGTGCTCAAGCAAAACTAGCAGCATCCAAAGGTGGACTGCAACAAGCGACTGCAGGTGGAGAACAAACAACAGTCAACCGCAACCAGTATGAAGCAGCCAAAGCAGCCATAGCTCAAGCAGACGCATCCTTGAAAGACGCCCAGTTGCAGTTATCCTACACCAACATTACTGCTCCTGCAGCCGGACGGGTAGGGCGCAAAACGGTGGAAGTTGGCAACCGGGTACAAGCAGGAACACCTTTAATGGCGATCGTCAATGACGAATCTTGGATTGTTGCCAACTTTAAAGAAACTCAGTTGGAAAACATGAAGCCAGGAGAGGAAGTGGAGATTAAAGTTGATGCTTTACCCCATCATCCCTTTAAGGGTCGCGTTGATAGTATTTCGCCAGCTTCCGGCGCACAGTTTGCTCTTTTACCACCAGATAACGCCACAGGAAACTTTACGAAAATTGTGCAACGTGTTCCTGTCAAAATTGTTTTCGATAAACAAAGCATCAAAGGTTATGAATCACGGGTTACACCGGGAATGTCAGCAGAAATCAGTGTAAAAGTCAAGTAGGACGAGAGGATAGGGTACAAGGAAAAATTTGTTCCTAAAACCTCTTCCAAAAGCAATGGTATTCTTTTCCACCTGTAGAGAGGGGTTAGGTATAGTGTCAAATGATATCTATGAAAGGATATTTAATTTGTATAAAGTAACCCTTGAATGAACGCACAAACAACTAGAAAAAGTCCACTGTTACCAGCATTTAGGTCAAGAAACTACCGTTTGTTTTTTGCTGGACAAGGCATTTCCCTTATTGGCTCGTGGATGACGCAACTTGCCACGATTTGGTTAGTTTATCACCTAACCAACAACCCATTTATGTTGGGGGTTGTTGGATTTACCAGTCAAATTCCCAACTTTTTTTTGACTCCCTTAGGTGGGGTATTTGTGGATCGTTTTTCCCGTCATCGTATTCTTATTGGCACGCAAATAATAGCGATGATTCAGTCGTTGGCGCTAGCAGTACTGACTTTTACAGGCATGATTGATATTTGGCACATTATCGCCTTAAGTTTACTGCAAGGATTTAATAATGCCTTTGATGGACCAGCAAGACAAGCATTTGTAATAGAGTTAGTGGAACGCAGAGACGATGTAGCAAATGTCATAGCTATCAACTCAACAATGTTTAATGGTGCGCGCTTGATTGGACCTGCAATTGGTGGTTTACTTATTGCCAGAGTCGGCGCAGGTTACTGTTTTTTAATTGATGGTTTAAGCTACATTGCTGTGATTATCGCTTTGTTAGCGATGAAAATTAAGCCTTGGAAAACTACAGTTACTAATGGCAATCCTTTGCAAAATTTGAAAGAAGGGTTTGTGTATGCCTTTAGTTTTCCACCAATTCGAGCAATATTATTATTAATAGCTTTTTTCAGCTTTTTCGGAATGCAATACACCGTTATTGCTCCGATTTTTGCAGAAGAAATCCTCAAAGGTAGTGCAGAAACTCTAGGATTTTTGATGGCTGCGTCGGGAGTCGGAGCATTAGCAAGTGGTATTCATTTAGCGACGCGACAAACAGTTATGGGACTTGGTAAACTGATTGTCTCGGGTCTAGCAATTGCAGGAATTGCTTTGATTGCTTTTTCCTTGTCGCGCTTGCTTCCACTTTCTTTACTGGCAATGTTGTTTGTTGGTTTAGGAGTAATTTTCGTCATTGCCGGTAGTAACACAGTTTTACAAACTATTCTTGAAGAGGAAAAGCGCGGACGGATCCTGAGCTTATACACAATGTCATTTTTAGGAATAATACCCTTTGGGAATTTAGTGGCAGGTGCATTAGCCCATCAAATCGGCGCTCCTTACACTTTAATAATTGATGGTATTGCTTGTATTTTCGCGTCTATCTATTTTGCCAAACAGTTGCCTGAGTTAAGAAAAATGGTACTCGCAATTTATGAGCGAAAGGGTATATTAGCAACTGCGAAACGTTAAAAAATGAAAGGCATGATAAAAGAATTTAGAGTAATACGAATTCTTGGTATCTCAGGTAGCCTTCGGACTGCCTCATCAAACACAGTTCTGCTTCGCGCTGCGACTAGCTTGGCACCAGAGGGGGTTGATATTAACGTGTATGGGGATCTCGGCGATCTGCCGCACTTCAATCCTGATCTTGAGGGTTCTGAACCGCCTTCAGTGATTGACTTTCGTGCCCGACTACATATGTCTGACGGCATATTGATCTCGAGTCCAGAGTACGCTCATGGTGTGCCGGGCGTGTTGAAGAATGCACTCGACTGGGTAGTCGGCAGCGGAGAACTAGTGGGCAAGCCCGTCGCACTGCTCAATGCGTCACCACGAGCGACACATGCACAGGCTTCTCTAAGGGAAACGCTCACGACAATGGATGCGCGCATTGTACCGAAGCGTCACTGACTGTTCCACTCCCTACTAATAAGATCGATCAGATTGGCATCGTTTCGCATTCGGAAATATCGAGCGTGCTGCACGCAGCCATCGTGGCGTTCGCATACGCGATCAAGACATTCCAAGGCGAAGACAGAGACTAAATACCACAAGACTTTGTACCTAAACTTGTAGCACAAAGATGTCTAAAGATTATGCAGGCGATCGCCTGCCAATCATACCTCACTCTAAATCTGCTAAAGTGATTCCTAATTCCGTTATCTAATTTAATACTTGGAGTACTGCTGTGGCTGAAACAAATGCAGTTGATAACCAAGGGAATCAAGGTTCTACACAATCTTCCTCGAATCAACCGATACCGTTGAGAACCTGGATTGGTGTTACGGCGAGTATGCTAGGCGCATTTATGGCGGTGCTGGATATTCAGATAACCAATTCTTCACTACAAGATATTCAGGCGAGTTTGGCGGCGACTTTAGAAGAAGGTTCTTGGATTTCTACTGCTTATCTTGTGGCGGAAATTGTAGTCATTCCTTTAACCGGATGGTTGTCGCGCGTGTTTTCCCTAAAACGGTATTTGTTAGTTAACACCGCCTTATTTATCTTTTTTTCTGTATGCTGTGCTTGGTCATGGGATCTCAATTCCATGATTGTCTTCCGCGCCTTACAAGGCTTCACCGGAGGGGTTTTAATCCCCACCGCGATGACTGTTGTACTAACAACTTTACCTCCATCCAAGCAAGCAATTGGATTAGCTGCGTTTGCGATTACAGCAGTTTTTGCACCATCAATTGGTCCAACATTAGGAGGTTGGTTAACAGAAAACTTTAGTTGGCACTACAGCTTTTACATAAATGTAGTTCCAGGGTTGTTGATGCTTGCTGGAGTTTGGTATGGAATTAAGCAAGAAAGACCCCAATTGCAATTGCTAAAACAAGGGGACTGGTGGGGAATTATTTCAATGGCAATTGGGTTGGCTTCTTTACAAGTTGTTTTAGAAGAAGGTAGCCGCAAAGATTGGTTTGGTTCAGCGTTAATTGTGCGCTTGAGTATCTTAGCGGTTATTTTCCTAACAATCTTTTTCTGGATTGAATTAACTCGCAAGCAGCCATTTATTAATTTACGACTTGTGCGATCTCGTAACTTTGGTTTAGCAAGTATTGTTAATGTTTCCTTGGGAGTGGGATTGTATGGTTCTATCTATATTTTGCCGCTGTATCTCGCTCAAATTCAAGGATACAATGCCCTGCAAATTGGTCAAGTGCTGATTTGGGCGGGAATTCCCCAATTGTTTATTATTCCCTTTCTTCCAAAAGTGATGCAACGCATTGATGTGCGGTTAATGGTTGCTGTGGGTGTGACTTTGTTTTCTGTCAGTGCATTCATGAATTCCAAGATGACTTATCAAACGGGATATGACCAATTAATTTGGTCGCAACTTGTTCGCGCAATGGGACAACCACTTATCATGGTACCACTGACATCTATTGCAACTGCTGGTTTGAGTCCGAAAGACGCAGGTTCAGCAAGCGGTTTATTTAATATGATGCGTAATCTGGGTGGTTCTCTAGGAATTGCAGCATTAGCGACTCTATTAACAAACAGAGAACAATTTCACTCCAATCGATTAGGTGAATCAGTATCTTTATATAATCCAGCAACTCAAGAGAGAATCAATCAAATGACTCAATATTTTGTCAGTCGTGGTTCTGATTTGAGTACAGCACAGAACCAAGCCATAAAAGCTATTGATAATGTTGTGCGTCGTGAAGCTTTTGTTAACGCTTTTAATGATTGTTTCTATTTTATTGCAATTGCTTTGTTACTGAGTGGTATTGCTATTTTATTCCTAAAAAAAGTCAAGGTTACGGGTGGTGCAGTAGCTCATTAAACCTGACACACAAAAAAGCTTATCTGTCAACTTGATTAAACTTGTTTGTTGAAAATACACCAAGGAATACTTTTTTTTATAAGCGAAGACAGTTCCGCGCACAGGTGGATTTCCGGAATTTGTTTAACGTGGATTACTTTGAGACGGCTATAAGCCCACTGCGGGTTTATCCAGGTGAGTCGTTCACGGTACAGGGAAGAGTTTCATGGGAGTTTTAGCCATGCATAGCAAAGTTAATCCTGCAGGTACTGACACTTAAGCTATATTAGAACGACTGTATCCTCAATCGCTCAAGCTTAATCCTGACTGGGCGATCGCCTGAAGATAACGTACACTCAGAGGATCGCCCATTGAAAAATGTCTTTTGTATCACTCTAACTTGAGAAAAGTTTCTCTTAAATTTTAAATATAATTACGGTTCTTATTTGTTATCTACTTACCTTCGTACTTCTTGAGGATGAATGCAACTTCTCTCAAAGGCAAGATGGATAACCTGAAAAATTGCATGATAATTTTGAGTTAAGGATTTACTTGTGTTCCTGTGCTGTTGTTATCAATAGTATCGGGATTTCCAAGCCTACAATGGGCGTACGACAGGTCGCGATTTAACTGAATATTATTCCATAGGAAGCGCCCACATATTAAATAAGAATCACATAAAGTCTTGCACTCAAGACCAAAAAAGGATAGAAAAAGACCACAACATAAAGCAAGGAAATAAAAAGGAGACAAGTCATGGTAGACGACTTTTTGCGCAAGGCAACGGATTTTTTGGGTGGTCGCTCAAACGAAGATGATCGCGACGTTCGCCCAGCAAGTGAAGATCCCTACGGCGACCCTGCTGACCAGAATTACTACGGTAACGCCATTCCAGCTAGCCAAGACCCCTACGGCGACCCTGCTGACCAGAATTACTACGGTAACGCCATTCCAGCTAGCCAAGACCCCTACGGTGACCCTGCTGACCAGGGCTACGGTCAGTTTGGCGACGTCCGCCCAGCAAGTGAAGACCCCTACGGTGACCCTGCTGACCAGGGCTACGGTCAGTTTGGCGAGGTCCGCCCAGCAAGTGAAGACCCTTACGGTGACCCTGCTGATGAAGGTTACCGTTAACGCGGAAATAACAAATCTGCTTTGTAAACCCTAGACAAGTCTAGACATTTGACTTCTTTCTTCATCGGGAGCATGGGAGCGGTTATCCCTCAGAAAGCATTGACGCCAAAGCCCTGCGCGATAGATTAATAGCTCTGCTGATAACCAAAACTAGGAGTGTAAGGGTGTAGGGGAGCGACAAAAACATGCGCTTTTTTTTACACCCTAACCTAGAGCCACTTGGGTTCAAGCCCCTACTAAGTTAATTCCCCCTACACCCCTAGCCCTTAACCCACTACAGCTCTTTTTCTTGATTCCGCCTCTCCCCTTTCGGGGAGAATAAGGGGAGGAGCTTGTTATTACCGACTCACAGCAGCGAAAATTTCCTGTGCTCGGGTAATATTCTTGCGTACTTCATGCGCACAAGTATGTAAAGCGTCTATTTCTGCATCGGTAAGTTTTAATTCCATTATTTCCTCAATTCCGCTAGAACCTAAGCGACAGGGAACACCAGTAAAAATATCGTTTAAACCGTATTCACCCTGAAGATACGCCGCCACTGGCAACAGACGTGACTGATTTAGCAATATTGATTCCACCATCACGCAGGTAGAAGAGGCAGGAGTATAAAAAGCACTACCTGTCTGCATCAGTTCTACAATTTCTGCACCACCGTTACGGGTACGTTGTACTAATCGCTCAATCGTGGCTGCATCTAGCAGTTCTGTAATCGGAATACCGTTAACAGTAGCATAACGCGGCAAGGGCACCATTAAATCTCCATGACTGCCCAGCACCATTGCTTTAACATCAAGGGAACAAACCCCTAGTTCCATCGCAATAAACGTTTCAAAGCGTGCTGAGTCTAACACACCAGCCATACCCATAATGCGATCACGAGGCAGTCCAGTTGCTTGCCAAGCTAAATAGGTCATCACATCTAAGGGATTTGTGACAACTATGTATATAGCATCAGGAGAATAACTCATTGATTTGTTTGCGGCTTCCATCACAATCTTTGCATTTGTCAAAAGCAAATCATCCCGAGTCATGCCCGGTTTGCGAGGAAAACCTGCTGTAATGACCACGATATCAGAATCAGACGTATCAGCGTAGTCGGTTGTACCGATAATCCGACGATTGTGCAGTTCAATTCCCCTTGCCTCCATCAAATCTAGTGCCAGTCCTCGGGGCATACCCTCAACAACATCAAGCAACACGACATCTGCCAGATTTTTTTCAGCTATGCGTTGGGCTAAGGTACTACCAACTTTACCAGCACCGATGACGGTGACACGGGGTGAATGGCGCTTAATTTGGGAGAAAGGGGAATAGCTCATATTTGCTAATGGTTGAGTGTTATTTAAATTCTTCAAGTTGATCTAGACGTAACCAAATATTTGGAGTTGGCACTTTCCCAAACTTCACAAGGGCATAGTCACCTTTGATATCTACGACTTCACCCTTGGTTTCAAACAGATAGGAAGGAAAACGAGAATCACTAGCTTGTGCTTCTAGACTGTTTTCCAGCTTTTCGCGGACAGCACGAACCATATTTCCTCTTTTTACAGCCATGAGTTTCCCTCGTGATTGTGTAAATTGTTTTCTTCAGGATTGTAGCTCGCAGGAAGCCTTTGTAGAGCCAGGAGTTACCTCCTCCCTATTTGTGTTGGGATATGTCTTTTACATTTTTTGCGTAGATATTCAGTTAGTTTTATGGCTGCTATGTTTAGATTCCTGAAACTTCCTACTGGTAGGAGTTTATTCAAAATCCAAAATTGCAACTGCATATGCACGCGGATGTACGCAGATAGTTTCTAGATAATTTTCTAGAAACTATCTGCCCTCATCTGCGTTTATTCAAAATTCCGAATCTAAAATCAAAATTGTATCAGAATAATACATTAATTTTTATACATTAGTATTTTCAATATTTAGTTGTAACTTTTTAACTTTTTCTTTTGTATTGCTTATCGTTGGCACTGAACACAATAGTGGCTGGAACGCCCAGCTATCCGAATCCGTTGAATTGCTGTACCACAAACTCGGCAGGGTTCTCCAGCACGGTTGTAAACCCAAGCAACACCACCGTAGTTACCGTTGACTCCCTTGACATTTAGGAAATTACTGAACGTAGTACCACCAGCTTCAATACTAGCTTTTAACACTTGAATGATCGAAGAGTGCAAACGCTCAATTTGCTCTGGTTGCAAATCTGTACATAAAGTTTGTGGTAAAACTCCACTCATAAATAGCGCTTCATCAGCATAGATATTACCTAAACCCGCAATTACTGATTGATCCAGAAGTGCTGTCTTTATTGCACGGCGGCGGTTTCGCAGCTTAAGCGCTAAATACTCAACACTAAATTCCGGTGAAAAGGGGTCAACTGCTAGTTTTCCCAAGCCTGTAATAATACTTTCCGGTGCAACTGTTGGAGGTACCCACCAGATTTGACCAAAGGTACGCTGATCTACAAAGCGTAATTCGCGTTCATCTCCAAAAAATAATCTGACTCGTGTGTGCTTGTGTAACGGTTCGTCTCGATCTAACCACAGAAGTTGACCTGTCATTCGCAGATGAACCCCCAGCCAGCCAGCTGACAAACCAGAGGAACAAAGGCAGAGTTCGGCAAGCAGATATTTGCCGCGCCGATGCCAAGTTACGATGAAACTCTGTTTGATTCCAATCAAAAACTCTTCTACAGAAAACGGGTGGGCAAGCGTGCGATAAAGCAGCACCTGGACACCCGTAATTTTTTGGTTAAGGGTCAATTGATTCAGACCCCGCCGGACTGTTTCAACCTCAGGCAGTTCAGGCATCTTGTTTGAAAGACACTAATACAAGGGAATAAAGGAGGACAGCATGAGTGATCAGGCAAGGCTATAGAAGAAGAGCCATTGCGAACAAAGTGCTTCGGCTCTCCTTTGTTCACTTGCATTTGGTAGAGGAGATAACAACTGGCGTGCTACTCCTGTTGAGTCAACAAGAAGCAAAGAGCAGGGAGCGGTTGTAGTGGACCAGAGGAATGCAGTTGGGGCAAGATAAGCGCAACTGATTCACTCCTACACCCCGATCTCTGGTCAAACAGATGGGGTGAATGGGGAAGCAACAGAAGTTTTCTTCCTTTGTCACTCCCTTTGCTATTTCCCTTTGTTTTCTGCTTTTGCTTCTTCGTCTTTGGCTTTCTTTGCCTTTGCTTTTGGAGCTTCTACTTCTAATAGTTCTGCCTGAGCAAAGTTATTGGTGTTGATGCCAGCGTAGTTTACTTTCTCAAAACGGACAATGACTGGGTATTTAATACCGCTCTGGTCAACAGACGCCACGGTTCCGACATCTTGATACCAGTAGGATTCCCGGCGGAGAATACGCACTTTAGAACCACGTTGAACCATGAGTTTCTTCCCTTTAAGTTATAAATTGCCAATACACAAGGCTAATTGATTTCACTCTACAACCTGAAGGCCTCACCAAGAAGCTTTGTTAAGTTATTTATCTTGCCAAGGATTCCTTAAGACATTACAGTGGTGATTCTGGGAGAAACTTGTAGGATCAATTTTCGTCCTCTGAGGTAAATAGGGAGGGTAAAAGTTCAAAGGGTGCGGGAAACAGGTGACAGGAAACGCTTACAGAGCATAGCTGATAAAGGTTTTTGACTCGCTCCTACCACTTATTACGTATTCTTTATGATTTTTCTACCACAAAAGTATGAAAAAAACCTTGACAAAGTTCTTGAGATCGCATAATTTCATTGGTCGCAAGCACTTGTTTGGGAGGTTCTTATGCTTTAGTCAAAACAAACACGCTCCCCTCATTACCTCTACCAATACGCAAATTGTCATCTATGTAGGTGATATCCAGCCAGCCTTGCTGTTTATCCCTGTTTAAAGGAAAATCAATTGCGGTGAGTTTTTTCCCAACTTCAATTTGTTCGATCAAACTCTCTGGTGAGGTGTATCCTATTAATCGTTGTAAACCGATAACAGACCGCTCAAATTTCACGTTGACGCGCCGATTTGAAACTGGCTCAAATTTTGCAGCAACGCTGACTATGCCTTCAAAAAAAGGCAAGCCATAAGTTTCAGCTATATTGTAAATGCTGTTAGTTTCTACGCGAATATACTGATAAATTTGGCCGAGTTTGTACAATGGGAAATTATCAATATTTAATAGAGCTTTGCTTGTGGTATATATTAATCGCCAGTTGCCATTGAGCAAGTGTGTTGCTTCAACTGGCGAAGATGTAGGATTTAGTTCTTCTACATTTGTAATGGCTATTAATATAGCCTGTTTCTCTTGCTCCGTTGCAAGTAGTCCGCGATTTTTACCAGCAATTGCTTCTAAAAGGGACGCTTTTTTTAGCATTGTTTTTCACCTCAAAAAACATGATTCACTTCAGAAAATATTGATGAACTATGTATAGTGTCATACTGATAAATATTAGGGTTTCACGTTTTCCAGTATCAATCATAAATAAAAAATTTTTTGTCGGATTTTTAAGCTAAGAGTTGAATTAACAAGTAAATAGTGCTGTATCAAGTGATAGACTCTTAGTGTCTAGTTACCTTCCCCTTATATTGTCTTCGTTGATATGCTAAATTCTCCATTGCGTGAAGTACCCCGAAACCAGCGGGCGTCTGTTATTCCATTAAAGCAAGAGTCCTCGCTCTTGGACTGGTTACAATCAAGTGGTCGTCTCATAGCCCGTGATGTTCACGAGGCTGATTTTCAAGACGACGAAGAAGAGATAACAGAGTTTTTGAGTACTGAGGACGGAATTGGCGAATATGACTTTGATGATGACGATGATTCGGCTCCAGATGAGGAGTAAATAATCTGGGCTGAAGGTATATTATTGGCACAACTCGTCCCTATTGTTTAGTTTTGCAAGTGTGGAGTGAAGGGAAGTTTCCGTGGACGCAAAATTATCTCCTAACCAAGGGTTAAACATCATTAATGGCATAGGTCTGGTCTCTATACTGGGTGTAAGTCTGGGTGTATCAGCACTAGTGTTAGATGGAATAGCGAATAGGTTGCCTTGGCAAGGTGTGTCGTTAACCTTGCCGTTTTTGTTCTGTGCACTCGCTTCAGCCGCAGTCGGTTTTTGGGTAGTACCGCTACTACAAGCACTGAAAACCGGACAAATCATCCGTGAGGATGGTCCTGTGGCTCATCTGAAAAAAGCAGGTACACCGACGATGGGGGGCATATTCTTCGTTCCTGTGGCAGTACTCACTGCCTGTGTGTGGTCTAACTTTACAACAGAGGTACTTGCAGTTTCTGCTTTGACCTTAAGCTATGGATTGATTGGCTGGATAGATGACTGGCAAATTCTGCGCCGCAAATCTAATAAAGGTATATCTCCGCGG
This portion of the Brasilonema sennae CENA114 genome encodes:
- a CDS encoding PAP/fibrillin family protein — its product is MLKKASLLEAIAGKNRGLLATEQEKQAILIAITNVEELNPTSSPVEATHLLNGNWRLIYTTSKALLNIDNFPLYKLGQIYQYIRVETNSIYNIAETYGLPFFEGIVSVAAKFEPVSNRRVNVKFERSVIGLQRLIGYTSPESLIEQIEVGKKLTAIDFPLNRDKQQGWLDITYIDDNLRIGRGNEGSVFVLTKA
- a CDS encoding DUF3134 domain-containing protein; translation: MLNSPLREVPRNQRASVIPLKQESSLLDWLQSSGRLIARDVHEADFQDDEEEITEFLSTEDGIGEYDFDDDDDSAPDEE